Proteins encoded by one window of Paraburkholderia terrae:
- a CDS encoding MarR family winged helix-turn-helix transcriptional regulator yields the protein MPTRHDNPEALSKFTGSLVRRAQQRHVAVWLSEVSAEVTSVQYAALEILHKTPGVNQRQLGDELDVDRSTIADLVARMVRNGLIERSDDPVDKRSYVLFLTADGKKQIATLRPRVEEVERILTARLTQRECLELRRLLLALLPPQE from the coding sequence TTGCCGACCAGACACGACAACCCAGAAGCGCTCTCGAAATTTACGGGCAGTCTCGTGCGCCGCGCCCAGCAGCGCCACGTAGCGGTATGGCTCAGCGAAGTCTCCGCCGAGGTCACGAGCGTCCAGTATGCGGCGCTCGAGATCTTGCATAAAACACCCGGCGTCAATCAGCGGCAACTCGGCGATGAACTCGACGTGGACCGTTCGACGATCGCCGATCTCGTCGCGCGCATGGTGCGCAATGGCCTGATCGAACGGTCCGACGATCCCGTCGACAAGCGCAGTTATGTGCTGTTTCTCACTGCGGACGGCAAGAAGCAGATTGCGACCTTGCGTCCGCGTGTCGAGGAAGTCGAGCGCATTCTCACGGCGAGGCTGACACAGCGGGAGTGTCTGGAGTTGCGGCGTCTGCTTCTGGCGCTGCTGCCTCCGCAGGAATAG
- a CDS encoding FAD-binding monooxygenase, with translation MQFHLNGFRVGDPTIEPAADNAPHVEMPDTVDVLIVGSGPAGLVLAAQLSQFPTIRTRIVERRSGPLQMGQADGVACRTVEMFNAFGLSDRLQREAYWVNETVFWRPDAKDRGAIKRTGRVQDTETGMSEFPHVIVNQARVQDYLLDVMRRSAQRLEPDYDLELVDVQRDDTGEYPVRVTLRRTDEARLDEEVTVRARYVVGCDGARSRVRTAIGQTLRGDAANHAWGVMDALAVTDFPDIRLKAAIQSASKGNLLIIPREGGYLVRFYVDLGEVTPENRDSLKQTTVDHIIETAQHILHPYTLDAKEVAWFSVYEVGQRLTDRFDDALAADGTSRDPRVFIAGDACHTHSAKAGQGMNVSMQDGFNLGWKLGAVLQGRSDADLLRTYSDERQPIAQELIDFDKEWSAMMAAPPKDPNRPEAGGVDPAELQAYFVRAGRYTAGVATHYRPGVLTGEAAHQALAKGFVIGTRFHSSPVVRVADAKPVHLGHAASADGRWRLYAFADAKRTALDALCEHLATSSDSVLRLTTPEDADVDSVFDLRAVLQQPHREVRLDDLPALLLPRKGRYGLIDYEKTFTSDAATDIFDARGIDRERGALVVVRPDQYVAHVLPLDAYAELKAFFQPIFRMR, from the coding sequence ATGCAATTTCATCTCAACGGTTTCCGCGTCGGCGATCCGACCATCGAGCCGGCTGCCGACAACGCGCCTCACGTCGAGATGCCCGACACGGTCGACGTGCTGATCGTCGGAAGCGGTCCTGCGGGACTCGTGCTGGCAGCACAACTCTCGCAATTTCCGACCATCCGCACGCGCATCGTGGAGCGTCGCTCAGGACCGTTGCAGATGGGACAGGCGGACGGTGTCGCGTGCCGGACTGTCGAGATGTTCAATGCGTTCGGCCTCAGCGACCGCTTGCAGCGGGAAGCGTATTGGGTCAACGAAACCGTTTTCTGGCGCCCGGATGCAAAGGATCGTGGCGCCATCAAGCGTACCGGCCGTGTTCAGGATACCGAAACAGGCATGTCGGAGTTTCCGCATGTGATCGTCAATCAGGCACGCGTGCAGGACTATCTGCTCGATGTGATGCGTCGCTCCGCGCAACGGCTCGAACCGGACTACGATCTGGAACTGGTCGACGTGCAACGCGACGATACGGGTGAATACCCGGTACGCGTGACGTTGCGCCGCACGGATGAAGCACGGCTGGATGAGGAAGTCACCGTGCGTGCGCGCTACGTCGTCGGTTGCGACGGCGCCCGCAGCCGCGTGCGTACGGCCATCGGACAAACGCTGCGCGGCGATGCCGCCAACCATGCGTGGGGCGTGATGGACGCGCTCGCCGTCACGGACTTCCCGGACATCCGCCTGAAAGCCGCCATTCAGTCTGCGAGCAAGGGCAATCTGCTCATCATTCCGCGCGAAGGCGGATACCTGGTGCGCTTCTACGTCGATCTGGGCGAGGTCACGCCCGAGAATCGCGACAGCCTCAAACAGACCACCGTCGATCACATCATCGAGACGGCTCAGCACATCCTGCACCCCTATACGCTCGATGCGAAGGAAGTCGCGTGGTTCTCCGTGTATGAAGTGGGACAGCGCCTGACCGATCGATTCGACGATGCCCTCGCCGCCGACGGCACGTCTCGCGACCCGCGCGTGTTCATCGCGGGTGACGCCTGTCATACGCATAGCGCGAAGGCCGGCCAGGGCATGAACGTGTCGATGCAGGACGGCTTCAATCTCGGCTGGAAACTCGGCGCGGTGCTGCAAGGACGCAGCGACGCCGATCTGTTGCGCACGTATTCCGACGAACGTCAGCCCATCGCGCAGGAGTTGATCGACTTCGACAAGGAATGGTCGGCGATGATGGCCGCGCCGCCGAAAGATCCCAACCGGCCCGAGGCAGGCGGCGTCGATCCGGCTGAACTGCAAGCCTATTTTGTTCGCGCGGGCCGATATACTGCAGGCGTCGCGACGCATTACCGGCCGGGTGTGCTGACAGGCGAAGCGGCGCATCAGGCGCTCGCCAAGGGTTTCGTGATCGGCACGCGTTTTCATTCATCGCCCGTCGTTCGTGTCGCCGATGCAAAGCCTGTCCATCTCGGACACGCGGCATCCGCGGACGGCCGCTGGCGCCTGTACGCGTTCGCGGACGCGAAACGGACTGCGCTCGATGCACTGTGCGAGCATCTCGCTACATCGTCCGATTCTGTGTTGCGGCTTACCACGCCAGAGGATGCCGACGTGGATAGCGTGTTCGATCTGCGCGCGGTGCTGCAGCAGCCGCATCGCGAAGTACGTCTCGACGACCTGCCCGCCCTGTTGCTGCCGCGCAAGGGACGCTACGGCCTCATCGACTACGAGAAAACATTTACGAGCGACGCAGCGACTGATATCTTCGACGCGCGCGGCATCGACCGCGAACGGGGCGCGCTCGTCGTGGTCCGTCCGGATCAATACGTCGCGCATGTTCTTCCACTCGATGCATATGCGGAACTGAAGGCCTTTTTCCAGCCGATATTCCGCATGCGCTAA